The sequence below is a genomic window from Rhizobium sp. NXC14.
CACCTCTGCAGATCGGGGATACGGTCTACACATGCACACCGACGAATGTGATCACAGCTCTTGATGCCGATACGGGAAAACCCCGCTGGACGTTCGACCCCAAAGCGTCGGCGCCCTATTGGCAGCGCTGCCGGGGCCTCGGCTATTACAAGATGCCGGAGGAACACCGATCGCCCGATGGCCTTTGCGACGAGCGTCTGATACAGACGACGATCGATGCCCGCCTCCTCGCGATTGACAGCAAGACCGGCGCGCCGTGCACGGCCTTCGGCGACAACGGTACTGTGCAGCTCTCCCAGGGCATGGGCGAAGTCAAGACCGGCTACTATTTCCAGACATCGGCTCCGTTGATTGCCCGCAACCTGATTGTCATCGGAGGCTGGGTCACCGACAATCAGGAGGTCGGCGAGCCCTCAGGCGTCATCCGCGCATTCAATGTGGTGACCGGCGAGCTCGAATGGGCCTGGGATCTCGGCAATCCTGCGATCACCAAGCTTCCGCCGGCAGGCGAGACCTATACGCGCGCCACGCCCAATATGTGGACGACAGCGGCCTTCGACGAAAAGCTCGGCCTCATCTATGCCCCGCTCGGCAATACCACGCCGGATTATTACGGCGCCAATCGCCCGGCTTTCGCCGATCAGTACAACGCGACATTGGTGGCGCTCGATGTGACGACCGGCAGGGAGAGATGGAAGTTCCAGACCGTGCATCACGATATCTGGGACTATGATCTGCCGGCCCAACCAGCGCTGATCGACCTGCCCGATGGCAATGGCGCCATCGTGCCCGCCATCTTGCAGACCACCAAACGTGGGCAGCTTTTCCTGCTCAATCGCCAGACCGGCCTTCCCCTCGCCGAAGTTCAGGAAAAGCCGGTGCCGCAAAGGGGAGGCGCGCCGGAGGAGAAACTGTCGCCGACACAGCCTTATTCGGTCGGCATGCCGACGATTGGTGCGGAACGCGTCACCGAGCAGCGGGCCTGGGGCCTGACAATGTTCGATCAGCTGGCCTGCCGCATCGCCTTTCGCAAGATGCGCTACGACGGGGACTTCACCCCGATCGGCACGCGTCCTGCACTTCAGCAGCCGGGAAATCTGGGCGGCCTCAACTGGGGAAGCGTCTCGCTCGACCTCCCCAACAACCGCGTGTTCATGAACGACATCCGTGTACCCAGCATCTTCGCCCTCGTTCCGCGGGCCGATTACGTCGATTTCGCCCTCGTCACGGCGGCGCACGGCCCCTCCGCTCCACAGCGCGGCACGCCTTATGGTATGACGACCGAGAAGTGGACGTCGAGACTGCGCATTCCCTGCACGCAACCGCCATGGGGGATGGTGACGGCAGTGGATCTGAACACACGCAAAATCGCATGGCAGGTGCCGGCCGGGACTGCCGAACAGCTCGGACCGTTCAGGATCAAGATGAATTTACCCATGTCAATGGGCTTGCCGACCTATGCTGGCACATCGGCGACTGCGGGCGGCCTTGTCTTCTTTGCCGGCTTTCAGGATTACTACATTCGCGCCTATGACGCCGAGAACGGCAACGAGCTTTGGAAATATCCTCTGCCTGTCGGCTCGAGTGCGACGCCGATGACCTACGTCTCACCGAGGACAGGCAAACAATATGTGCTGGTCTCGGTTGGCGGAGCGGCAAATTCGACTGACCTCGGCGACTATGTGCTGGCCTTCTCCCTAAAAGAGGGGGATTAGCCGGCCGAAAAATTGGCTGACAGTAGATGATGGCATCGAGATCGTGCGCGCTGGCCATGTCTGATCCTCTTGCTGCCGATCCGGGAACCAACCCGCTTATGCAAGGTTAAGGCGAAATGCCTCCGAGTTGTTGCCTCGGAAACATCTGGAGCGGTTCAGCTTTTCACGGAAGCGCAGAACCGCTCCAACCTTTTGGATTTACGCGATTCCGGAGGGAAACGGCTTCGCACTTTTCCTGGAATTGCTCTAACCGCCTTGCGACTCGGTCCGAAGGCCGGAAGGAAGCTAACAATGCGCAACCACCACAATTCCCGACATGAGGGGATGAGCAGGCATCCCTATTCCATGTTCGCGGTCAACATGATCCTCAGCCTGATCGCCATGTACTTCGTGATGTTTTCAATGATCGACGGCTGGAGCGATTTCCGGAATAATCTCAACATGCTCTACATGGCGTTAGCGATGGTGGCCCCGATGGGCATCATCATGCTCGCCACCATGGGCGGCATGTACCGGAACAGGAAGCTAAACGCCGCCATCCATGCCGGCCTGGTGATCCTGTTCGTCGCGGCCTTTGCAGGCACTCGCACACAGGCTCTCATAGACGACCGCCAATTCATCGCCTCTATGGTGCCGCATCATGCAGGTGCAATCCTCATGTGCCGGGAAGCAGCCCTCAACGATCCTGAAGTGGTTGCTCTCTGCGCCAACATCTCGCGCGGCCAGCGTGCGGAGATCGAGCAGATGAACGCGATCCGCACGCGCCTGGATCAGGGTACGCGGTAAGACTCCTCGACCCGTTGTCAAACAAACAAGCCCGCGCCTAGGCGGGCATTGTTATTTGGATGCCGAGGCCTTATGGCAGAGAGACTTGCAACTTCGGGGGAACAGCTGGTGTTAGTTGCAAGAAATTTCCCACTACGCCGTAACAAACCTAGGTACCTACGGGGTAATCCCATTTGCTTATGGAACAATAAAATAGGTGCGATCCGATCGAAAGCGCGGGCTTGGCAAGCGACCGTCGGCCACGTGCGGACCGGCTCGATCTTGCTCCCCCGATGACAATAATCTTGTGAAAAATCCGATACTAGGGCACAATTTGCGAAGGCATCTGAAGTTGCGGCGCAGTCTCGAATCCGGCCGTCTCGCGCCGAGTGGCAGTTCGCGTCGGAGGGTCGGCGTCGATGGATCAGGGGTTCTTTCTTCTGTTCGCTGCGGTATCCGTGATCACGGCCCTGACGGTGGTCCTGGCGCGCAATCCGGTTCACAGCGCGTTGGCGCTGATGGCGTGTTTCCTGCAGGTCTCGGCAATCTTCGTCTTGCTCCAGGCACCTTTGCTCGCGGTTATCCAGATCTTCGTCTATGTCGGCGCGATCATGGTCCTGTTCCTGTTCGTGATCATGATGATCGATGTGCGCGAAGCGGTGTTGCAGCGGTTCCTGCCAGGCGGCAACCTCCCAGCTCTGGTCCTGCTCGCCCTGCTCGGGGTCGAGATGCTCGTGCTGGTGCTCTGGAGCAACCGCTTTTCGGTCATGGAGCCCGTCGCGATGCGCAGCGGCGATGACGTCAGGCAGCTTGGCACAGCCCTTTTCGCCGACTATCTCCTGCCGTTTGAAACCGCCTCCGTAATCCTGCTGGCGGCCTTGGTCGGCGCCATCATGCTGGCGCGGAAGGAGCAGGGGTGATGGTTCCGCTCTGGTGGTATATTGTGCTCGGAGTGGTCCTGTTCGTGATCGGAGCGGCGGGCGTGCTGCTCAGGCGCAATATTCTCATCGTACTGATGTCGCTGGAGCTGCTGCTCAACTCGGTCAACATCAATTTCATCGCTTTCGGGCGTTTCCACGCCGATTTCCGCGGGCAGATCTTCGCGATCTTCGTCATCGCAATCACCGCGGCGGAAGTTGCCGTCGCCCTCGGTATCCTGGTTGCCCTCGTGAGGAACAAATCCACCCTCAAGATCGACGACGTGACGGTGATGAAAGGATAGCGGCTTTGGACCCGGTTGTATCGATCCGGCCGTTGCTTGCCATCGCCGTCGCCGGTCTGGCGGCCCTTGCAGTTCTCCTTTTGCATAACCGCGAGAGACTTCGCGATCTGGTCTCGCCATTGGCCGCGATCGTAATGTTCGCGATTGTCGTGTCGATGGCGCCCACGGTGCTGGCGGGCGAGACGGTCGAATTGCGCCTGTTCGAGGTTCTGCCGGGGATCGACTTTGCTTTCCGGGTCGATGCGCTCGGCATGGTGTTTGCCACCGTCTCGTCGCTGCTGTGGATCGTGGCGGCGATCTATTCCGTCGGCTACATGCGGCATTTGAACGAGCATGCGCAGACCCGGTTCTTCGCCTGCTTCGCCAGCAGTCTTGCGGCCGCCGCGGGAGGCGCCTTCGCCGCCAATCTGTTTACTCTGGTGATCTTCTACGAAGTGCTCAGTCTCGTTACCTATCCGCTCGTCTATCACCACGAGGACGAGGAGGGATGGAGGGGCGGCCGCAAGTACCTCGTCTATCTGATGGGCGCCTCGAAAAGCGCGCTGCTCGCCGCACTGGCGCTGACCTACCATATTGCGGGGTCGCTCGACTTTGTCGCGGGAGGGCTGCTGGCGGCGAGCGATGCCTCGGCGGCGCTGCTGACGGTCGTCTATTTCTGCTATCTTTTCGGCTTCGCCAAGGCCGCTGTGATGCCCATGCATGCCTGGCTGCCCGCCGCGATGGTCGCGCCGACACCGGTCAGCGCGCTTTTGCATGCAGTGGCAGTGGTCAAGATGGGCGTGTTCTGCGTGCTGCGGGTGGTGTTCCATGTCTTCGGCACGGGGCTGGTGGGTGGGCTGAGCCTCGGCATCGCCACGGCCTATCTGGCTTCGTTCACGATCCTGATGGCGTCGGTTTACGCCCTCACGCGGGACGACCTGAAGGCCAGGCTCGCCTATTCGACGGTCAGCCAGCTCTCCTACATCGTGCTGGGCGCGGTTCTGTTGTCGCCGGTCGCGATGGTCGGCGGGATCATCCACATCGCGGCGCACGCATTCTCCAAGATCACGCTCTTTTTCTGCGCCGGCTCGATCTATTGCGCGTCCGGCAAGCGCAACATCAGCGACATGGCCGGTATCGGCCGCAGGCTGCCCTGGACGATGGGGGCATTTTTCATCGCTTCACTCAGCATGATCGGGATACCGCCGACCGCGGGCTTCGTCAGCAAGTGGTATCTGGCGGAGGGCGCCGCGGCGGCTGGAGAGACGGCGTTCCTGGTCGTGCTCCTGGTGAGCTCGGTCCTGAACGCCGCCTATTTCCTGCCGGTCAGCTATGCCGCCTTCTTCCAGGTGGAGAAGCAGGAGAGCCGGACGACGGTCCGTGAAATTCCGCTGGTCACGATTCCGCTGGTCACGACGGCGATCCTGTCGGTGCTGATGGGCATTTTTCCGGGCTATTTTCTCACTCTGGCAGATGGAGTGATCCGATGATCAAGCGTGTCGTCGACTTCTTTGGTGCCGAGCAATATGCGAGGCCGCGCCGCCGACTGTTCTACCTCGTGCTGGTCCTGATCGTCGTCGCCGACTTTCTGGTCTCTCGCGAACATCCCGAATATCTGTGGGACAGGCTGCCGGGCTGGTCCGCCGTCTACGGCTTCGTCTCCTGCGTCCTGCTTATCTTCGTTTCCAAGTTTCTCGGCCATCGGGTCGGGCTGATGCGGCGCGAGGACTATTATGACTGACTTCATCCATCCAGCTCTGCTGTTTATTCTTGGCGCCCTGCCGATCCCTTTCCTCAGCGGGTCGCTCCGCAAGGCCTATCTGCTGCTGATCCCTGCGCTGGCGATCCTTGCCGTACTTGCCATGGAACCGGGCAGCTATGGCGAAGCGCGATTCATCGGGCAGGAGATCCTGATCGCGAAGGTGGACAAGCTCAGCATCGTCTTCGCCACCGTTTTCACCATTATGGCGTTGATCGGCATGGTCTATGCGCTGCACCTGACGGATACCGGCCAGCACGTGGCGGCATTCGTTTATGTCGGCAGCGCGCTTGGCGTGGTGTTTGCCGGTGACTACCTGACCCTCTACCTGTTTTGGGAGGGCATGGCATTCGCTTCCGCCTATCTGGTCTTCGCGCAGCGTGGCGGACCGGCGGTCTGGGCCGGGTTCCGTTATCTCATGGTTCATATCACCGGCGGCGTCGTCCTGCTCGGCGGCATCATTTCCCACGGGCTCGCCACCGGTTCACTGCTTTTCGGCCCGATCGCGGGGGCCCTCACCAACGGAGGAATGGAGGTCGGCGACTACCTGATTCTCGCCGGCTTCATCCTCAACGCCGCCGTGCCGCCGTTCAATGCCTGGCTGACCGATGCCTATCCGGAGGCGACCGTCACCGGGGCGGTGTTCATGAGCGCGTTTACCACCAAGACCGCCGTCTATGTGCTGGCGCGAGCGTTTCCGGGGACCGAGCTCCTTGTCTGGCTCGGCACCATCATGGCGCTCTACGGCGTCATCTACGCGGTGCTGGAGAACGATTGCCGACGGCTTCTCGCCTATCACATCGTCAGCCAGGTGGGCTATATGATTGCGAGTATCGGCATCGGCACCGAGATGGCGCTGAACGGAGCCGCCAGCCACGCCTTTGCGCATATCCTCTACAAGGCGCTGCTGTTCATGGGTGCCGGTGCAGTCATCTACGTCACCGGCCGACGCAAGCTCACCGAGCTCGGCGGGCTTTACAAGAAAATGCCGCTGACCGTGGCGCTTTACATGGTCGGCGCCTTCGCGATCTCGGCCTTCCCGTTCTTCTCGGGGTTCGTCACCAAATCGATGGTGATAGCGGCCGCAGGAGCGGATCACCGCGCAATGGTGGTGCTTGCGCTGACCATGGCATCGTCCGGGACGTTCCTGCACACCGGCCTCAAGCTTCCCTATTACATGTTCTTCGGGACGGACCGGAAACTGGAGGCGCGCGAGCCGCCGCGCAACATGCTGATTGCCATGGGCATTGCGGCGGTGCTCTGCATTGCGATCGGAGTGTTCCCCCAGCCGCTTTATGCGCTTCTGCCCTATCCGGTGGATTTCGAACCTTATACGGGTTCGCATGTCACGGAGAGCCTCGGGCTGCTGATGTTCACCGCCCTGGGGTTCGTGCTGTTCCTCTGGGCGCTCGGTCCCGAGAACACGATCAGCCTCGACACCGACTGGTTTTACCGCAAGGGCGCGCGGGCCTTCATGTGGCTCGCCGAAACGCCGCTGGCGCGCTATGAGCAGGCGGTGAGCAATGTCTCCGAGACCGCGGCGCTGCCCTTGCTGCACGGCGCGGCGCGGGCAGGACTCCGGCTCGATCTGACCGGCGTCGATGCCGTCGTGAATGGCGTCGCCCACTCGATCCTGCACGGCGGCGGGCGGCTCAGGCGGCTCCAGACGGGCGTCGTGACCCATTACGTGCTGGCGATGATCGTCGGTTTGATCGCAGCCACCGCCGTCTTCGTCGTGGCGTGGCGGTAGGGGGTGCCATGGGCTTCCCGCTGCTCAGCCTCATCATATTCACACCCGTTGTCGGGGCCGCGGTTCTCATGTTCCTGCGCGATGACGATGTAGTGCGGTGGAGCGCGCTCTCTTTCACCGTCCTCGACCTTGCTCTTTGCATCGCCATGCTGGTTGGATTCGACACCAAGATCCATGCCATGCAGTTCACCGAGACGCACCCGTGGGTGCCCGCGCTCGGGATCAATTATGCCCTTGGCATCGACGGAATCAGCGCGCTCTTCGTGTTCCTGACCGCACTGTTGGGGTTGATCTGCGTGCTCGCCTCCTGGGTCGCGATCGACCGCAAGGTGAAGGAATTCATGATCTGCCTGCTCTTCATGCAAGCGCTGATGCTCGGCGTCTTCTGCGCGCTCGATCTCTTCCTTTTCTACGTCTTTTGGGAGGCGATGCTGATCCCGATGTATCTCATCATCGGCGTCTGGGGCGGCGAGGGTCGGGTCTATGCGGCGATCAAGTTTTTCCTCTACACGCTGGCGGGCAGCCTCCTGTTCCTGATCGGCGTCATCGTGCTCTATTTCTACGGTGGAAGGACCTTCGATATCCTCGCTTTGACGGAACAGGATTTGCCATTCCGGATCCAGTCCTGGCTGTTCTTCGCCTTCCTGGTCGCTTTTGCGGTCAAGGTTCCGATGGTGCCGGTCCATACCTGGCTGCCGGACGCCCATGTGCAGGCGCCGACGGCGGGCAGCATTATCCTCGCCGGAGTGCTCCTGAAGATGGGCGCCTACGGATTCCTGCGGTTCTCGCTGCCGATGCTGCCGGAAGCATCGATGTATTATTCGCCGCTGATGCTGGCGCTTTCGGGGCTTGCGATCGTCTATGGCGGGTTGCTCGCGCTTGCGCAGGACGATCTGAAGAAGCTTGTGGCTTATTCCAGCATCAGCCACATGGGCTTTGTGACGCTTGGGATTTTTGCGCTGAATCTCCGAGGGCTCGAGGGCGGTATCCTGCAGATGTTCAATCATGGCGTGACGACAGGCGCCCTATTCCTGTTCGTCGGGCTGATTTACGAGCGCACCCATACCCGCAGCATCGCCGACTATGGTGGGTTGATGAAGGTGGCGCCTGTTTACACCACGTTTCTGGCACTGTTTACCCTGTCGTCGATGGCGCTGCCGGGAACGAATTCGTTCGTGGGCGAGTTGCTGGTGCTGTCAGGCGGGTTTGCGGCCAATCTGGTCGCTGGCTCTGCAGCCGTTTTGGGCGCATTGCTGGGGGCTGCCTATCTGCTTGGCATGTACGGAAAAATCGCGCTCGGCCCGGCCAGCGTCGGTACCCGGTTGAAGACACGCGACGTGAACGCCCGTGAGATGGCCGCGATCCTGCCGCTGGCCGTCTTCGTGCTCTGGGTTGGGCTCTATCCGAAACCCTTCCTCGACATCATCGATGACTCGGTGAAGCATCTGCTGACGCAGGTGAACAGTAAGGGGAGCGGCCCATGACCGCCGCCGCGCTTTTCCAGTCGGCCCTAGCGAGCCTGCCCGAGATCGTGGTGATCACCGGCGCCTGCATCCTGCTGATCCTGGGACAGTTTGTACGAAAGGGACAGGAACATTTGCTTGTCTGGGCGTCGATCGCGATTGTATTGATTGCCGCCTTGGCGACACTCATGCTTGCTAGCGAGGTGCGGCCGGCCTACACGGGCATGTTCGTCGCCGACCGCTTCGCCGTCTTCTTCAAGTTCGTTTTCTACCTGGCCACCGTTCTGACATTCGTCCTTTCGCGAAAATATGCCGATATCGAAGGGATCGGGAGCAGCGAATACTATGTCCTGCTGCTCCTAGCGCTTTCGGGCATGATGATCATGGCCTCGGCGACCGATCTCCTGTCGATCTATGTGGGCCTCGAACTGATGGTGATTTGCACCTATGTGCTGACCGGCTTCCTGCGGCGTGAGCGGCGGTCGAACGAAGCAGCACTGAAATACGTAATCCTTGGCGCGGTCTCGACCGGGATTTTCCTTTACGGCGTTTCGCTGGTCTATGGGCTCACCGGCACGACGCAATTGGACGGGATGGCTGCGGCCGTGACTGGCGATCCGCTCGATCCAGGTTTGTTGCTGGCGGTGGTCTTCATCGTCGCCGGGCTGGTCTTCAAGGTCGGCGCGGTTCCCTTCCACATGTGGCTGCCGGACGTCTATGAAGGCGCGCCCACAACGATCACCGCCTTCATGTCGGTGGGCCCCAAGGCGGCGGGGTTCGCGGTGATCCTGCGGGTATTCCTCAACCCTTTGGTCGCAGCCTCGGACGTCTGGATCATCGTTGCCGTCATTGCCGTGGTGACGATGGCGCTCGGAAGCTTCGTGGCGCTGGTGCAGGACAATTTCAAGCGTCTCCTGGCCTATTCCAGCATCGCCCATGCCGGCTTCGCCATTTTCGGCGTGGCCGCTGGTGGCGCCGATGGGATCGCCAGCGTGATGCTCTATCTGCTGATCTACGCCATCATGAATCTCGGCATTTTCGGCGCCGTCATCATGATGCGGAACGGCGATTTCTCAGGCGAGGTTATCGAAGACTATGCGGGTTTCGCCAAGTCACATCCGTGGCTGGCGCTCCTGATGCTACTCTATCTCTTCTCGCTGGCCGGCATTCCGCCGACCGCCGGGTTCTTCGCCAAGTTTTACGTGCTTGTCGCCCTCATCCAGCATGGTTTCGTCATCCTGGCGGTAATCGCAGTGCTGCTCAGCGCCGTCGCCGCCTATTTCTACATCCGCATCGTCATGGTGATCTACATGCGCGAGCCGAAGAGGACGTTCGCCCCGGCGCTGACGCCTCTGGTGGGCGCGACGCTCGCTGTCACCGCCGCCGGCACCATCGGCATCGGGCTATTTCCGTCGTGGTTCCTGAAGCTTGCCCAAGATTCGGTCCTTGGCGGGTGAGCGATTGGATTTGCAATGATCACACCGACGGAATAAACTTGGAGGCAGAGAAAGGATTGTCCAGTCG
It includes:
- a CDS encoding membrane-bound PQQ-dependent dehydrogenase, glucose/quinate/shikimate family encodes the protein MKLLAALFCIVLAFIGLGLTGGGALLLSLGGSPYYAITGLAYLVAAVLLWRRKPLGALIVLLVAVFTLPWAIWESGTNFWALFARLMSPIALAGFALLFAPARLPTVDRKLFHGGALLAAILFAAGFGLAFIPHEVIRPSADTPAYKTAKGDNSPSDWTSYGRSTAGDRYSPFDQINRSNVAQLDLAWTYRTGRGDGVDQNTPLQIGDTVYTCTPTNVITALDADTGKPRWTFDPKASAPYWQRCRGLGYYKMPEEHRSPDGLCDERLIQTTIDARLLAIDSKTGAPCTAFGDNGTVQLSQGMGEVKTGYYFQTSAPLIARNLIVIGGWVTDNQEVGEPSGVIRAFNVVTGELEWAWDLGNPAITKLPPAGETYTRATPNMWTTAAFDEKLGLIYAPLGNTTPDYYGANRPAFADQYNATLVALDVTTGRERWKFQTVHHDIWDYDLPAQPALIDLPDGNGAIVPAILQTTKRGQLFLLNRQTGLPLAEVQEKPVPQRGGAPEEKLSPTQPYSVGMPTIGAERVTEQRAWGLTMFDQLACRIAFRKMRYDGDFTPIGTRPALQQPGNLGGLNWGSVSLDLPNNRVFMNDIRVPSIFALVPRADYVDFALVTAAHGPSAPQRGTPYGMTTEKWTSRLRIPCTQPPWGMVTAVDLNTRKIAWQVPAGTAEQLGPFRIKMNLPMSMGLPTYAGTSATAGGLVFFAGFQDYYIRAYDAENGNELWKYPLPVGSSATPMTYVSPRTGKQYVLVSVGGAANSTDLGDYVLAFSLKEGD
- a CDS encoding DUF305 domain-containing protein, whose protein sequence is MRNHHNSRHEGMSRHPYSMFAVNMILSLIAMYFVMFSMIDGWSDFRNNLNMLYMALAMVAPMGIIMLATMGGMYRNRKLNAAIHAGLVILFVAAFAGTRTQALIDDRQFIASMVPHHAGAILMCREAALNDPEVVALCANISRGQRAEIEQMNAIRTRLDQGTR
- a CDS encoding NADH-quinone oxidoreductase subunit J, giving the protein MDQGFFLLFAAVSVITALTVVLARNPVHSALALMACFLQVSAIFVLLQAPLLAVIQIFVYVGAIMVLFLFVIMMIDVREAVLQRFLPGGNLPALVLLALLGVEMLVLVLWSNRFSVMEPVAMRSGDDVRQLGTALFADYLLPFETASVILLAALVGAIMLARKEQG
- the nuoK gene encoding NADH-quinone oxidoreductase subunit NuoK is translated as MVPLWWYIVLGVVLFVIGAAGVLLRRNILIVLMSLELLLNSVNINFIAFGRFHADFRGQIFAIFVIAITAAEVAVALGILVALVRNKSTLKIDDVTVMKG
- a CDS encoding monovalent cation/H+ antiporter subunit D family protein — protein: MDPVVSIRPLLAIAVAGLAALAVLLLHNRERLRDLVSPLAAIVMFAIVVSMAPTVLAGETVELRLFEVLPGIDFAFRVDALGMVFATVSSLLWIVAAIYSVGYMRHLNEHAQTRFFACFASSLAAAAGGAFAANLFTLVIFYEVLSLVTYPLVYHHEDEEGWRGGRKYLVYLMGASKSALLAALALTYHIAGSLDFVAGGLLAASDASAALLTVVYFCYLFGFAKAAVMPMHAWLPAAMVAPTPVSALLHAVAVVKMGVFCVLRVVFHVFGTGLVGGLSLGIATAYLASFTILMASVYALTRDDLKARLAYSTVSQLSYIVLGAVLLSPVAMVGGIIHIAAHAFSKITLFFCAGSIYCASGKRNISDMAGIGRRLPWTMGAFFIASLSMIGIPPTAGFVSKWYLAEGAAAAGETAFLVVLLVSSVLNAAYFLPVSYAAFFQVEKQESRTTVREIPLVTIPLVTTAILSVLMGIFPGYFLTLADGVIR
- a CDS encoding Na(+)/H(+) antiporter subunit D, with the translated sequence MTDFIHPALLFILGALPIPFLSGSLRKAYLLLIPALAILAVLAMEPGSYGEARFIGQEILIAKVDKLSIVFATVFTIMALIGMVYALHLTDTGQHVAAFVYVGSALGVVFAGDYLTLYLFWEGMAFASAYLVFAQRGGPAVWAGFRYLMVHITGGVVLLGGIISHGLATGSLLFGPIAGALTNGGMEVGDYLILAGFILNAAVPPFNAWLTDAYPEATVTGAVFMSAFTTKTAVYVLARAFPGTELLVWLGTIMALYGVIYAVLENDCRRLLAYHIVSQVGYMIASIGIGTEMALNGAASHAFAHILYKALLFMGAGAVIYVTGRRKLTELGGLYKKMPLTVALYMVGAFAISAFPFFSGFVTKSMVIAAAGADHRAMVVLALTMASSGTFLHTGLKLPYYMFFGTDRKLEAREPPRNMLIAMGIAAVLCIAIGVFPQPLYALLPYPVDFEPYTGSHVTESLGLLMFTALGFVLFLWALGPENTISLDTDWFYRKGARAFMWLAETPLARYEQAVSNVSETAALPLLHGAARAGLRLDLTGVDAVVNGVAHSILHGGGRLRRLQTGVVTHYVLAMIVGLIAATAVFVVAWR
- a CDS encoding NADH-quinone oxidoreductase subunit M; translated protein: MGFPLLSLIIFTPVVGAAVLMFLRDDDVVRWSALSFTVLDLALCIAMLVGFDTKIHAMQFTETHPWVPALGINYALGIDGISALFVFLTALLGLICVLASWVAIDRKVKEFMICLLFMQALMLGVFCALDLFLFYVFWEAMLIPMYLIIGVWGGEGRVYAAIKFFLYTLAGSLLFLIGVIVLYFYGGRTFDILALTEQDLPFRIQSWLFFAFLVAFAVKVPMVPVHTWLPDAHVQAPTAGSIILAGVLLKMGAYGFLRFSLPMLPEASMYYSPLMLALSGLAIVYGGLLALAQDDLKKLVAYSSISHMGFVTLGIFALNLRGLEGGILQMFNHGVTTGALFLFVGLIYERTHTRSIADYGGLMKVAPVYTTFLALFTLSSMALPGTNSFVGELLVLSGGFAANLVAGSAAVLGALLGAAYLLGMYGKIALGPASVGTRLKTRDVNAREMAAILPLAVFVLWVGLYPKPFLDIIDDSVKHLLTQVNSKGSGP
- a CDS encoding NADH-quinone oxidoreductase subunit N — protein: MTAAALFQSALASLPEIVVITGACILLILGQFVRKGQEHLLVWASIAIVLIAALATLMLASEVRPAYTGMFVADRFAVFFKFVFYLATVLTFVLSRKYADIEGIGSSEYYVLLLLALSGMMIMASATDLLSIYVGLELMVICTYVLTGFLRRERRSNEAALKYVILGAVSTGIFLYGVSLVYGLTGTTQLDGMAAAVTGDPLDPGLLLAVVFIVAGLVFKVGAVPFHMWLPDVYEGAPTTITAFMSVGPKAAGFAVILRVFLNPLVAASDVWIIVAVIAVVTMALGSFVALVQDNFKRLLAYSSIAHAGFAIFGVAAGGADGIASVMLYLLIYAIMNLGIFGAVIMMRNGDFSGEVIEDYAGFAKSHPWLALLMLLYLFSLAGIPPTAGFFAKFYVLVALIQHGFVILAVIAVLLSAVAAYFYIRIVMVIYMREPKRTFAPALTPLVGATLAVTAAGTIGIGLFPSWFLKLAQDSVLGG